Proteins co-encoded in one Montipora capricornis isolate CH-2021 chromosome 12, ASM3666992v2, whole genome shotgun sequence genomic window:
- the LOC138027275 gene encoding platelet-derived growth factor receptor alpha-like: protein MLRLNVTWEKPAFNFSNISSYVISYQINGGLVVSTNTDRTYLPIYGILHGQPIALNVTPQYQHDWVHGTTESIKINAPTPDNDRIKVRNLRTRISVGEKENYTYSLNITWNPPSFRRRLVGHYDLFYEFSGYPDHQVHCFGESMKSPGCRITAIMSTFYQISGILPLEQVKIEVTPVYIDKYIHGEPEGADDIAPAPREALSRVVGLKHDGILPSINGTFRTRVRWQKPLFPHCAVVYYTYTITKKSEELAQVQRRAIDLNTMIRTESTNVTIDGIPLDEEIVFKVKPVFAVDMVIGSQSRLSILKKELTSREANRSWSPGEITGVVCSLLLIVLIIISVIIWWLRKKQEDKGIVSGPNALMIDHWEVDTNLVTLEAEVDEGAFGKVYRGTLRKLPEHVQHHLFLPSKKKKRFIDGSEVFTVAVKMMQNSLDSDQRREFLEEMQLMKSVGSHKNIVTLIGCCTVKEPMFLLTEFVPYGSLLKYLRKHRGQVKENIGDYCQGPFRSTYCETYFTNNNTTGISVKETKTDRIYLNLPEMPNSDNGAIQLLSYNSSSTPDDQGRGGLENTGLEIGEEREASEDVLTPGDLMAFAWQISQGMEYLARKGFVHRDLAARNVLVGENKIAKVADFGLTRHVYDQGVYQAKRNRKLPLKWMSIEAIFDQTFTTQSDVWAFGVVLWELVTLGGTPYPAMDNRELLGLLKEGYRMEKPDTCNDEIYEMMTDCWKQSPERRPTFTELRESLETMMQKDNPYLDLSAVDESKEYYNAPSFHSLTEESSDEDTIVNIQFEDGFEKENDMRTTVEPDVQEGVAL, encoded by the exons ATGCTTCGACTAAATGTCACTTGGGAGAAGCCAGCGTTCAACTTTAGTAATATTTCAAGCTATGTCATTTCATATCAAATCAATGGAGGCCTAGTGGTTTCAACCAACACG GATAGAACATACCTTCCTATTTATGGAATACTGCATGGTCAACCAATTGCACTAAAT GTGACACCTCAATACCAACATGACTGGGTCCACGGAACTACGGAGAGTATCAAGATAAATGCTCCGa CGCCCGATAATGACAGAATAAAAGTTAGGAATCTACGCACGAGGATATCTGTAGGAGAGAAGGAGAACTACACATATTCTCTCAACATTACCTGGAATCCTCCCTCCTTTCGACGTCGACTTGTTGGTCATTACGATCTATTTTACGAATTTTCCGGCTACCCAGATCATCAAGTTCATTGCTTTGGCGAATCTATGAAGAGCCCTGGCTGCAGAATAACCGCCATA ATGAGTACTTTCTATCAAATATCAGGAATACTTCCACTCGAGCAAGTCAAAATTGAG GTAACACCCGTTTATATCGATAAATACATCCATGGCGAGCCGGAAGGAGCTGACGATATTGCACCTG CACCAAGAGAAGCACTATCAAGAGTTGTCGGGTTGAAACATGATGGCATATTACCCAGCATCAATGGCACCTTTCGTACTAGGGTGAGGTGGCAGAAGCCACTCTTCCCACACTGCGCCGTCGTGTACTACACTTATACGATAACGAAGAAAAGCGAAGAACTTGCGCAAGTACAGCGAAGAGCTATTGATCTGAACACTATGATTAGAACA GAGTCTACAAATGTTACTATCGATGGTATTCCTTTAGATGAGGAGATAGTTTTTAAG GTCAAGCCTGTGTTTGCAGTGGATATGGTGATAGGAAGTCAATCGAGGCTTTCAATTCTTAAGAAAGAACTGA CATCACGCGAAGCAAACAGATCGTGGAGTCCTGGTGAGATAACTGGTGTTGTTTGTAGTTTACTGCTGATTGTGCTGATTATCATCAGTGTGATAATTTGGTGGCTCAGAAAAAAACAGGAAGACAAAGGCATTGTTTCGGG CCCAAACGCTCTCATGATAGACCACTGGGAAGTGGATACAAATCTTGTGACCTTGGAAGCGGAGGTTGACGAGGGTGCCTTTGGTAAAGTATACAGAGGAACCCTGAGGAAACTTCCAGAACACGTACAACACCATCTGTTTTTGccatccaagaaaaaaaaaagatttattgaCGGAAGTGAAGTGTTTACTGTAGCAGTCAAGATGATGCAGA aTTCTTTGGACTCCGACCAGCGACGTGAATTCCTTGAGGAAATGCAGCTGATGAAAAGTGTTGGATCACACAAGAACATAGTTACCTTAATCGGTTGCTGCACTGTAAAGGAGCCTATGTTTTTATTGACCGAATTCGTTCCGTATGGTAGTCTTCTGAAGTATCTCAGAAAACATAGAGGACAG GTAAAGGAAAATATTGGAGATTACTGCCAAGGACCTTTTCGCTCCACATACTGTGAAACGTACTTTACAAACAATAACACAACAGGAATATCTGTGAAG GAAACTAAAACTGATCGCATTTACCTCAATTTACCGGAGATGCCAAACAGTGATAATGGTGCCATTCAGTTGTTGTCCTACAATAGTTCTTCCACACCGGATGACCAGGGAAGGGGCGGGCTGGAAAATACAGGTCTTGAGATTGGGGAAGAAAGAGAAGCAAGTGAAGATGTTTTGACTCCTGGAGACTTAATGGCATTCGCTTGGCAAATAAGTCAAGGAATG GAATATCTAGCAAGAAAAGGCTTTGTACATCGCGATTTAGCTGCAAGGAACGTTCTTGTTGGTGAAAATAAAATCGCGAAGGTTGCGGACTTTGGACTTACACGTCATGTGTACGACCAGGGAGTCTATCAGGCAAAACGAAACAGGAAACTTCCCTTAAAATGGATGTCAATTGAAGCCATCTTTGATCAAACATTTACAACACAGAGTGACGT ATGGGCCTTTGGAGTTGTCTTATGGGAGCTTGTCACACTTG GAGGGACGCCCTATCCAGCAATGGACAACAGGGAATTACTGGGACTGCTAAAGGAAGGGTATCGAATGGAAAAACCTGACACCTGTAACGATGAGAT TTATGAAATGATGACTGACTGCTGGAAACAATCTCCTGAACGTCGCCCAACGTTTACTGAGTTACGAGAGAGCCTGGAGACGATGATGCAGAAGGACAATCCATATTTGGATCTGAGTGCAGTGGACGAGTCAAAAGAGTATTACAACGCGCCATCATTTCACAGTCTAACGGAGGAATCAAGTGACGAGGATACCATTGTCAATATACAATTTGAGGACGGCTTCGAAAAGGAGAATGATATGAGGACAACGGTGGAACCGGATGTTCAAG